A section of the Glandiceps talaboti chromosome 8, keGlaTala1.1, whole genome shotgun sequence genome encodes:
- the LOC144438908 gene encoding uncharacterized protein LOC144438908 isoform X2 → MDLEQKRILSENFEYFAKNVNVGRVEIKTRELYPKVISDADVLSLNVRKNDARVGYLLDLFKKEKDGYTKLYDVLKQTNHENTLLKIMERVLPGTQQPPTPSAKKASTQNPKDGNEALLSAMQDLMARQTFEMKKELRNITREEMTKQLAEFKTSMQKELDILKERMERLANLEKAISAGKQAQDEIKIVVQSLTDEFFRFKDEYKIMMEKVNQLEKTKTEDAENFQKFMDRLKLLGSLGNDEMWKEIDKLRQELEAVRKWAEENCGSMIKRLESVEKGQKGKLAVK, encoded by the exons ATGGATTTGGAACAGAAACGGATCCTCTCTGAGAATTTCGAATACTTTGCTAAGAATGTCAACGTTGGAAGAGTGGAAATCAAGACAAGGGAACTCTATCCAAAAGTTATCAGTGATGCGGATGTACTATCTTTGAAT GTAAGGAAGAACGATGCTAGAGTGGGTTACTTGTTGGACTTGTTCAAGAAAGAGAAAGATGGCTACACAAAACTCTACGatgttttgaaacaaactaATCATGAGAACACTTTGTTGAAAATAATGGAGCGTGTACTACCGGGTACACAACAGCCCCCAACGCCAT CAGCCAAGAAAGCCAGTACTCAAAACCCCAAAGACGGCAATGAAG CGCTATTGTCAGCTATGCAAGATCTGATGGCCCGGCAAACCTTTGAAATGAAGAAAGAACTTAGAAACATTACCCGTGAAGAGATGACCAAACAACTAGCCGAGTTCAAGACCAGTATGCAGAAAGAGCTGGATATCTTAAAAGAACGAATGGAACGTTTGGCTAACCTAGAAAAGG ctaTTTCAGCTGGTAAACAGGCCCAGGATGAAATCAAAATTGTGGTCCAATCACTCACTGATGAGTTTTTCAGATTCAAGGACGAGTACAAAATTATGATGGAAAAAGTAAACCAGCTAGAGAAGACGA AGACAGAAGATGCagaaaactttcaaaaattcaTGGATAGGTTGAAATTACTTGGAAGCCTCGGGAATGACGAAATGTGGAAGGAAATCGACAAATTACGACAGGAATTAGAAGCAGTAAGGAAATGGGCAGAGGAAAACTGTGGCAGTATGATTAAGCGACTAGAATCTGTGGAAAAAGGACAGAAAG GAAAATTGGCTGTGAAATGA
- the LOC144439316 gene encoding muscarinic acetylcholine receptor M2-like — MADNLTIVNSTQTENYFKNWNNSDVPTTAIFPTTLHAVTNNNVISSVGTDTDDLPKISFWYAIVGSLLSISIVLGNFFVILLFSFHRKLRTISNFYIVNLAVSDFLVGILSVPVYTMYATLGYWPLGRILCDLWTATDYTVCSVSLFAIIAISVDRHTAIVDPIRHLTQTTKRRALCIILMTWLISIVLYWLPNFSWPHIQGFYTVPEKVCVVEYLEVTWFVITQTVLGFWLPLIIQITLYLKIYRIAHSIANRKRLPKHQIGNVRKNKGKTAEKPQFDGKTVGENDVGDVGESVCDEDQNEDNFVSLNKTVSREELMVEKQGAIHMETYNGIDNLAVDVDVEMCDTNEKDNEQRSESNELVMKHHVPEETTCSENRLTGSLRVNEGATKSEILDQSQEVLDDRENTATLSENLPSGELSNDVNPTVTYDNDIRGAIDAIPFDLVDGAESIHSLCSQGDVTSIYPISSSHDTLDDKKATFVTQESKSMIDESASPSDIHINIVNTSTKGNPFQSEHAFENEKSLTVRHSSLKDDKQTIRNTVNTDKYTPDISYPVHEVAKFRRSKDVFSEIKNSTNRSMHARKGLITVSTLLAAFILCWMPYHTVAMVITVCSECFDSTTFGIVYWIYYTNSALNPLCYALANKNFRDAFRRLICECRLQS; from the coding sequence ATGGCTGATAATTTAACGATTGTGAATTCAACGCAAACTGAGAACTATTTTAAAAATTGGAACAATTCTGACGTTCCCACAACTGCTATTTTCCCAACCACATTACATGCAGTAACCAACAACAACGTTATATCATCTGTCGGAACAGATACGGATGATTTACCGAAGATTTCGTTTTGGTATGCCATAGTGGGAAGTTTGTTGAGTATCTCAATCGTGTTGGGTAACTTTTTTGTTAttctattattttcatttcaccGAAAACTTAGAACTATCTCGAACTTCTACATCGTGAATTTAGCCGTTTCGGATTTCCTTGTCGGGATATTAAGTGTTCCCGTTTACACGATGTATGCCACCCTTGGATACTGGCCACTTGGTCGAATATTGTGTGATTTGTGGACAGCAACAGATTATACCGTTTGCAGCGTTTCTCTGTTTGCGATCATCGCCATTAGCGTTGATCGCCATACTGCGATAGTAGATCCAATCCGACATTTAACACAAACCACTAAACGTCGAGCATTGTGCATTATTCTGATGACATGGCTTATCTCTATCGTTCTATACTGGCTACCCAACTTTTCATGGCCGCATATCCAAGGGTTTTATACTGTGCCTGAAAAAGTGTGCGTCGTTGAGTACTTGGAAGTAACATGGTTCGTTATTACACAGACTGTTCTCGGATTCTGGTTGCCACTTATCATTCAAATTACTTTGTACTTGAAAATCTACCGAATCGCCCACAGTATTGCCAATAGAAAACGTTTGCCGAAACACCAGATAGGGAATGTAAGGAAAAACAAAGGGAAAACGGCTGAGAAACCTCAATTTGATGGTAAAACAGTGGGTGAAAACGATGTAGGGGATGTAGGAGAATCCGTTTGTGATGAAGACCAAAATGAAGATAACTTTGTTTCTCTTAATAAAACTGTTTCCAGAGAAGAGTTGATGGTAGAAAAGCAGGGAGCCATTCATATGGAAACGTATAATGGCATTGATAATTTGGctgtagatgtagatgtagaaatgtgtgATACCAACGAAAAAGATAATGAGCAACGGAGTGAAAGCAATGAACTTGTAATGAAACACCACGTCCCCGAGGAAACAACTTGTTCAGAAAATCGATTAACAGGAAGCCTAAGAGTGAATGAAGGCGCAACGAAATCAGAAATTCTGGACCAAAGTCAGGAAGTTTTAGACGACAGAGAAAATACAGCCACACTCTCTGAAAATCTTCCTTCTGGGGAACTTTCAAATGATGTAAATCCAACAGTTACATATGATAACGATATACGCGGGGCGATAGATGCAATCCCTTTTGATTTAGTTGACGGTGCAGAATCAATCCATTCATTGTGTAGTCAAGGAGACGTAACCTCGATCTATCCGATATCAAGTAGTCATGACACTTTAGATGATAAAAAGGCAACGTTTGTAACACAAGAATCTAAATCAATGATCGATGAAAGTGCATCGCCATCGGATATCCACATTAATATTGTAAACACGTCAACGAAGGGAAATCCCTTTCAGTCAGAACACGCGTTTGAAAACGAAAAGAGTTTAACAGTCAGACATTCGTCTCTAAAAGACGATAAGCAAACTATTAGAAATACGGTAAACACAGATAAATATACACCAGACATTAGTTACCCCGTACATGAAGTTGCCAAATTTCGCCGTTCAAAAGATGTCTTCAGCGAAATTAAAAACTCAACAAATCGGTCAATGCATGCACGGAAAGGATTAATCACAGTTAGCACCCTACTTGCTGCATTCATTCTGTGTTGGATGCCTTATCACACCGTCGCCATGGTTATAACTGTTTGTTCAGAATGTTTCGATTCCACAACGTTCGGCATAGTCTATTGGATTTATTACacgaacagcgccctcaatccCCTATGTTATGCTCTGGCGAACAAAAATTTCAGAGATGCTTTCAGGAGATTGATTTGTGAATGCAGATTACAGTCTTGA
- the LOC144438908 gene encoding uncharacterized protein LOC144438908 isoform X1 produces the protein MDLEQKRILSENFEYFAKNVNVGRVEIKTRELYPKVISDADVLSLNVRKNDARVGYLLDLFKKEKDGYTKLYDVLKQTNHENTLLKIMERVLPGTQQPPTPSAKKASTQNPKDGNEALLSAMQDLMARQTFEMKKELRNITREEMTKQLAEFKTSMQKELDILKERMERLANLEKAISAGKQAQDEIKIVVQSLTDEFFRFKDEYKIMMEKVNQLEKTKTEDAENFQKFMDRLKLLGSLGNDEMWKEIDKLRQELEAVRKWAEENCGSMIKRLESVEKGQKGIVTPATRARSDVISESDIQYIAIKVATYWEVIAKDVGIQGKSIKGGQVKEDQTTAAARFISLWLAESGSSSKAPPTWGSLYEIMKRHDAKVAEEIDNLRQITEK, from the exons ATGGATTTGGAACAGAAACGGATCCTCTCTGAGAATTTCGAATACTTTGCTAAGAATGTCAACGTTGGAAGAGTGGAAATCAAGACAAGGGAACTCTATCCAAAAGTTATCAGTGATGCGGATGTACTATCTTTGAAT GTAAGGAAGAACGATGCTAGAGTGGGTTACTTGTTGGACTTGTTCAAGAAAGAGAAAGATGGCTACACAAAACTCTACGatgttttgaaacaaactaATCATGAGAACACTTTGTTGAAAATAATGGAGCGTGTACTACCGGGTACACAACAGCCCCCAACGCCAT CAGCCAAGAAAGCCAGTACTCAAAACCCCAAAGACGGCAATGAAG CGCTATTGTCAGCTATGCAAGATCTGATGGCCCGGCAAACCTTTGAAATGAAGAAAGAACTTAGAAACATTACCCGTGAAGAGATGACCAAACAACTAGCCGAGTTCAAGACCAGTATGCAGAAAGAGCTGGATATCTTAAAAGAACGAATGGAACGTTTGGCTAACCTAGAAAAGG ctaTTTCAGCTGGTAAACAGGCCCAGGATGAAATCAAAATTGTGGTCCAATCACTCACTGATGAGTTTTTCAGATTCAAGGACGAGTACAAAATTATGATGGAAAAAGTAAACCAGCTAGAGAAGACGA AGACAGAAGATGCagaaaactttcaaaaattcaTGGATAGGTTGAAATTACTTGGAAGCCTCGGGAATGACGAAATGTGGAAGGAAATCGACAAATTACGACAGGAATTAGAAGCAGTAAGGAAATGGGCAGAGGAAAACTGTGGCAGTATGATTAAGCGACTAGAATCTGTGGAAAAAGGACAGAAAG GTATTGTAACACCAGCTACGCGAGCTAGAAGTGACGTCATCTCCGAATCGGATATTCAATACATCGCTATAAAGGTCGCCACATATTGGGAAGTCATCGCAAAGGATGTTGGGATACAAGGGAAATCAATAAAGGGGGGTCAAGTAAAAGAGGACCAGACCACAGCAGCCGCCAGGTTCATTTCACTTTGGCTAGCTGAGTCTGGCAGCAGTTCCAAAGCGCCACCAACGTGGGGATCGTTGTATGAGATTATGAAAAGACACGATGCTAAAGTAGCCGAAGAAATCGATAACCTTAGAcaaattactgaaaaatga